A single window of Pseudomonas lutea DNA harbors:
- the tssF gene encoding type VI secretion system baseplate subunit TssF, with protein sequence MNQDNLTLQYFDAEMRYLREAGQEFAKAFPDRAASLNLDKPGAHDPYVERLFEGFAFLMGRLREKLDDDLPELTEGLVSLLWPHYLRTIPSLSIVELQPDVNQMKQSETVATGFEIQSQPIGPQRTRCSYTTTQDLILRPLTLDFVRLAQEPDGRSVIRLRFSCGALSQWGEMDLRRIPLYLNAAPAVANALHNALTLGAQAMYVRQSTDAQRQPLQGHFAAKGFREEDQLWPKGDSAFSGYQLLLEYFSFREKFMFVTLCGLEQMNITPGAAWIELDVVLGEAWPHAFALSTEHMRLHAVPVINLFALEADPLTLDPLQTDYLLRPMRLQDGHTEIYSVDRVTASRDSGREEYVPFSSFRHKGGMLHDEAPERYFHTRLKRGPNGLHDTWLILGGEGADVDRLSQRPCLSLRLTGTNGQLPRKALQSTVLDTPLHSIQVGLRVRNLCAPTLPLYPPSRDRFHWRILSHLGSTFLPMLDNAEVLRGTLALYDWTGSELNRRRLEAIVEVSHHLIQRFEKGFLLRGVDIQITLDADGFGGQGDICLFGEMLNRFFALYADIHLFTQVTLVLQPTGRSLRWSENHSQRIPG encoded by the coding sequence TTGAACCAGGACAATCTCACCCTGCAATATTTCGACGCGGAAATGCGTTACCTGCGCGAGGCCGGTCAGGAGTTCGCCAAAGCATTCCCCGACCGCGCCGCCTCGCTGAATCTGGACAAACCCGGCGCCCACGACCCTTACGTTGAGCGGCTGTTCGAAGGCTTTGCCTTCCTGATGGGACGGCTGCGGGAAAAGCTCGACGATGACCTGCCGGAGTTGACCGAAGGCCTTGTCAGCCTGTTGTGGCCGCATTACCTGCGCACCATTCCATCGCTGTCGATCGTCGAACTGCAGCCCGACGTAAATCAGATGAAGCAGAGCGAGACCGTTGCCACCGGCTTCGAAATCCAGTCGCAGCCCATCGGACCGCAGCGCACGCGGTGCAGCTACACCACCACGCAGGATTTGATCCTGCGCCCGCTGACGCTGGATTTCGTGAGGCTGGCGCAGGAACCGGACGGTCGCTCGGTAATCCGCCTGCGTTTTTCCTGCGGTGCGTTGAGTCAGTGGGGGGAGATGGACCTGCGCCGTATTCCGCTGTACCTCAACGCCGCTCCCGCCGTGGCCAACGCTTTGCACAACGCGCTGACACTCGGCGCTCAGGCGATGTACGTGCGCCAGTCGACCGATGCGCAACGTCAGCCGTTGCAAGGGCACTTCGCGGCAAAGGGCTTTCGCGAGGAGGACCAGCTCTGGCCCAAGGGCGACAGTGCGTTCAGCGGCTATCAGCTGTTGCTGGAGTACTTCAGTTTTCGCGAGAAATTCATGTTCGTGACGCTGTGCGGGCTGGAGCAGATGAACATCACCCCCGGTGCGGCGTGGATCGAACTCGACGTGGTGTTGGGCGAAGCCTGGCCCCATGCGTTCGCCCTGAGCACCGAGCACATGCGCCTGCACGCCGTGCCGGTGATCAATCTGTTTGCGCTTGAGGCCGACCCGCTTACGCTGGACCCGCTGCAGACCGACTACCTGCTGCGCCCCATGCGCTTGCAGGACGGACATACCGAGATTTACTCGGTTGATCGGGTGACTGCATCCCGAGATTCGGGCCGCGAGGAGTACGTGCCGTTTTCTAGCTTCCGGCACAAGGGCGGCATGCTGCACGACGAGGCCCCTGAACGCTACTTTCATACTCGCCTCAAACGCGGGCCCAATGGCCTGCATGACACCTGGCTGATCCTGGGCGGAGAGGGCGCGGACGTCGACCGGCTCAGCCAGCGCCCCTGTCTGTCGCTGCGCCTGACCGGCACCAACGGCCAGTTGCCGCGCAAGGCCTTGCAAAGCACGGTGCTCGACACACCGCTGCACTCGATCCAGGTCGGTCTGCGCGTGCGTAACCTTTGCGCGCCGACGCTGCCGTTGTACCCGCCCAGCCGCGACCGCTTCCACTGGCGGATATTGAGCCATCTGGGCTCCACGTTTTTGCCCATGCTCGACAACGCCGAAGTGCTGCGCGGCACTCTGGCGCTCTACGACTGGACGGGCAGCGAGCTGAATCGACGTCGCCTGGAAGCCATTGTCGAGGTCAGCCACCACCTGATTCAGCGCTTCGAAAAGGGCTTTCTGCTGCGCGGCGTGGACATCCAGATCACGCTGGACGCCGACGGCTTCGGTGGCCAGGGCGACATCTGCCTGTTTGGCGAAATGCTTAATCGGTTCTTTGCGCTGTACGCGGACATTCACTTGTTCACTCAGGTCACTCTGGTGCTGCAACCGACCGGGAGGAGCCTGCGATGGAGCGAAAACCACAGCCAGCGGATCCCCGGCTGA